The Manis javanica isolate MJ-LG chromosome 6, MJ_LKY, whole genome shotgun sequence genome contains a region encoding:
- the LOC108401035 gene encoding acrosomal protein SP-10 has protein sequence MKKLLLFVSLCLLGSARGASGQPDEPPGSMSHQASVQQFSGQYFSPANPSDAEALYEFSSGEHASGEQPSSEQPAGEKLSVEQPAGEQPSGEKPLDEKSLGEQPSGEQPAGEEDPGEKPVSEQLSGSPPSSTFSGPVFNCHTCSYMNNQGKCLHGEGVCSTQNSQQCMLKKIFKDGKLQYMVQGCKNKCSSMNLFSKGIRVQITCCRNLSFCNKI, from the exons ATGAAGAAGTTGCTCTTATTCGTGAGTCTTTGCCTGCTTGGATCTGCCAGAG GAGCATCAGGTCAGCCTGATGAGCCTCCTGGCTCTATGAGTCATCAAGCTTCAGTTCAGCAATTTTCAGGTCAGTACTTTTCACCTGCAAACCCTTCAGATGCTGAGGCTTTATACGAGTTCTCTTCAG GTGAGCACGCTTCTGGTGAACAACCTTCCAGTGAACAACCTGCAGGTGAAAAGCTGTCGGTTGAACAGCCTGCAGGTGAACAGCCTTCAGGTGAAAAGCCATTGGATGAAAAGTCGTTGGGTGAACAGCCTTCTGGTGAACAGCCTGCAGGTGAAGAGGACCCAGGTGAAAAGCCAGTGAGTGAACAGCTTTCAGGCAGTCCACCATCAAGCACATTTTCGG GCCCAGTATTTAATTGCCACACATGCTCTTATATGAATAACCAAGGAAAATGTCTTCATGGAGAGGGAGTCTGCTCCACTCAGAATTCCCAGCAGTGCATGTTAAAGAAGATCTTTAAAG ATGGGAAACTCCAATACATGGTTCAAGGGTGTAAGAACAAGTGCTCATCTATGAACCTCTTCTCCAAAGGAATCAGGGTGCAAATAACATGCTGCCGCAATCTATCTTTCTGCAACAAGATCTAG